One Pagrus major chromosome 11, Pma_NU_1.0 genomic region harbors:
- the sap130a gene encoding histone deacetylase complex subunit SAP130a, which yields MSSQQFPRHGLPASAGGAPQISAAGNLVSVNQPSNAPGGGDTDSSRDADHGQQDHPPAGGGGTLAFRDDKQETMVVRPYPQVQTHGQPQAAPQTVPIQPGTPVTVPAPSVHLPQGQPAVLTEGQMKAVLKSPMPSRLIAPAPASNQAHIPIPPKVPGHITVTIESSTTTPSIPVATISGQQGHSSSLHHLMPANIQIIRGSAPALQIGTPAVPPQTFTSHLPRGAAAAAVMSSSKTVLRPATGASAGPGQPTVQHIIHQTIQSRPAVTTSTAVLPTVVAPISASRTQSPVISPTVTHSAEVAHGRPGLTIHPPPATVSIQRSQTSRDTATRITLPSHPAIGSQKPQPPHTMTQKPIFSPVTPVAAATVAPIVATNTVPSTTTIGTVPHTQMTSNTIVTMTMASHSSHATAVTTSAIPVAKVVPQPIAHSSSRVQPDYPGERTNLIPIPGHRSSPNPVTMEARSDNRPSVPVQFQYFLPAYSSSYPLTHTYTPISSSVSTIRQYPVTPQAPSSALPTQAGVGVATTVHLNHMQLMAVDRIGLPSAQISTQGIQPAPITAQGIQPAPIGVQGLHTSAPITTQGIQQTPIVTQQQQQQQQAQSEAKPGVVLADGYVASPISTTFSTTQPVATMVQAHAQGGVGGAPTLVSSPRPSILRKKPANESCVRKNLIPAQPSEPGSGRMDSGMRGAGSPRPAGVKPKAEVHMAVAPPVMATVEALPSQGGEQQASHAQHLAQAIPTMLATPGPVPPSQPSTILSALPAAMAVTPPVPASMANTVASPTQPAASSTAASALSSACPDLKIKQEVEAMDTSQPDPNANLSLAPGLTTQASTLNAPATGDLIPGASPRKKPRKQQHVISTEESEMVETNSTDEEKAPGRPITGRAERRESPPREYVDEEGVRYVPVRPRPPVTLLRHYRNPWKAAYHHFQRYSDIRVKEEKKGSLQDMANQRGVACRAQGWKIHLCAAQLRQLSSLEHDVYSRLSTLQEGLIPKKRAGADDDLHRINELIQGNMQRCKLVMDQVTEARDTMMKVLDHKEKVLKLLNKNGAVKKSSKLKRKERA from the exons ATGAGCTCCCAGCAATTCCCCCGACACGGGCTGCCTGCCTCCGCCGGGGGAGCGCCTCAGatctctgctgctggaaaccTGGTGTCTGTCAATCAGCCGTCAAACGCACCAG gtGGTGGGGATACGGACAGCAGCCGGGATGCCGATCACGGGCAGCAGGATCATCCGCCTGCCGGGGGCGGGGGGACCTTGGCGTTCAGAGATGACAAGCAGGAGACCATGGTGGTCAGACCTTACCCACAAGTACAGACGCACGGCCAGCCACAAGCTGCTCCCCAAACTGTGCCAATCCAGCCTGGCACACCTGTGACTGTACCTGCCCCCTCTGTCCACCTCCCACAGGGCCAGCCTGCAGTCCTCACCGAGGGacagatgaag GCTGTCCTGAAGTCACCTATGCCAAGTCGTCTTATTGCCCCAGCACCAGCTTCCAATCAGGCTCACATCCCCATTCCCCCCAAGGTGCCTGGTCACATTACTGTCACCATAGAGAGCAGTACTACAACCCCATCTATTCCTGTGGCTACTATCAGTGGTCAGCAG GGTCACTCCAGCAGCCTACACCACCTGATGCCAGCGAACATTCAGATCATTAGGGGCAGTGCTCCTGCACTGCAGATTGGGACCCCTGCGGTCCCTCCACAGACCTTCACATCACATTTACCTCGAG gggctgctgcagcagcgGTGATGTCCAGCTCCAAAACTGTCCTGCGGCCAGCCACTGGAGCCAGTGCAGGCCCCGGCCAGCCCACAGTGCAGCACATCATCCACCAGACTATTCAG TCTCGCCCTGCTGTAACAACATCTACAGCGGTGCTTCCAACTGTGGTGGCCCCCATTTCAGCTAGTAGAACTCAGTCCCCAGTGATCAGCCCAACAGTCACGCACTCTGCAGAGGTGGCACATGG GCGTCCAGGGCTGACAATTCACCCCCCTCCAGCCACAGTCAGCATTCAGAGGTCTCAGACATCCCGTGACACCGCCACACGGATCACACTGCCGTCTCACCCTGCTATCGGGTCTCAAAAGCCTCAGCCTCCGCACACTATGACACAG AAACCCATCTTTAGTCCTGTGACACCAGTAGCTGCAGCAACTGTGGCACCAATTGTTGCCACTAACACCGTGCCATCAACCACAACAATAG GCACTGTGCCACACACGCAGATGACCAGTAACACTATTGTTACCATGACAATGGCGTCACACTCTTCACATGCTACAGCAGTGACCACCTCAGCCATCCCTGTTG CTAAAGTGGTCCCTCAGCCCATCGCCCACTCTTCATCCCGTGTGCAGCCCGACTATCCCGGAGAGAGAACCAACCTCATCCCCATCCCAGGCCATCGGTCGTCTCCTAACCCTGTCACCATGGAAGCAAGAAGTGACAACAG GCCTTCGGTGCCTGTGCAGTTCCAGTATTTCCTGCCGGCGTACTCCTCGTCATACCCTCTGACGCACACCTACACCCCCATCAGCAGCTCTGTATCCACCATCCGCCAGTATCCTG TTACTCCTCAAGCTCCGAGCTCAGCACTGCCCACCCAAGCTGGAGTAGGCGTGGCAACCACTGTCCATCTGAACCACATGCAGCTGATGGCAGTGGACCGGATTGGTCTCCCATCAGCACAAATCAGCACCCAAGGGATCCAGCCAGCACCAATCACTGCGCAGGGCATCCAGCCTGCACCGATTGGAGTGCAGGGCCTGCACACGTCTGCACCAATCACCACGCAAGGAATACAGCAGACACCAATagtcacacagcagcaacagcagcagcaacaggcgCAGTCTGAAGCCAAACCTG GGGTTGTTTTGGCTGATGGCTATGTAGCTAGTCCCATCAGCACCACATTCAGCACCACCCAGCCAGTAGCCACCATGGTGCAGGCACATGCCCAGGGTGGAGTAGGAGGAGCTCCCACCCTGGTCTCCTCCCCTAGACCCAGCATCCTCCGCAAGAAACCTGCTAATGAAAG ttgtGTACGTAAAAACCTGATCCCCGCGCAGCCCAGTGAACCTGGTAGTGGCAGAATGGATAGTGGCATGCGAGGAGCCGGATCTCCCCGACCTGCAGG TGTGAAGCCCAAAGCGGAGGTTCACATGGCGGTGGCCCCTCCTGTCATGGCTACAGTAGAAGCACTGCCCTCTcagggaggagagcagcaggCCTCACACGCCCAGCACCTCGCCCAAGCCATCCCCACCATGCTCGCCACGCCGGGGCCTGTACCACCCTCCCAGCCCTCCACTATCCTCTCCGCCCTGCCAGCAGCCATGGCTGTAACTCCCCCTGTTCCCGCTTCAATGGCCAACACTGTGGCCTCTCCCACTCAACCTGCAGCCAGTAGCACTGCAGCCTCTGCTCTCAGCTCCGCCTGCCCAGATCTGAAAATAAAGCAGGAGGTGGAAGCCATGGACACCTCCCAGCCAG ACCCCAATGCAAACTTGTCATTAGCCCCAGGCCTCACCACCCAGGCCTCCACCCTAAATGCCCCTGCCACAGGAGATCTGATCCCAGGAGCCTCCCCGAGGAAAAAGCCCCGCaagcagcagcatgttatttcaacagaggagagtgagatggtggagaccaacAGCACAGATGAGGAGAAGGCCCCAGGCAGGCCCATCACCGGCAGGGCTGAGAGACGGGAATCCCCACCAAGGGAATATGTTG ATGAGGAAGGAGTGCGGTATGTACCAGTCAGGCCACGACCACCGGTGACTCTTCTGCGGCACTATCGGAACCCCTGGAAAGCTGCCTACCACCACTTCCAGAGGTACAGCGACATCCGAGTCAAAG AGGAGAAGAAGGGCAGCTTACAGGATATGGCCAACCAGAGAGGAGTGGCATGCAGAGCACAAGGCTGGAAAATTCACCTGTGTGCAGCACAGCTCAGGCAGTTG TCGAGTTTGGAGCATGATGTGTACAGCCGCCTCTCCACCCTTCAAGAGGGCCTGATTCCTAAGAAGAGGGCAGGAGCCGATGATGACCTTCACCGAATCAATGAGCTTATACAG GGTAACATGCAGCGCTGTAAGCTGGTGATGGACCAGGTGACCGAGGCCAGAGACACCATGATGAAAGTGCTCGACCATAAGGAGAAAGTGCTGAAGCTGCTCAACAAGAACGGCGCCGTCAAGAAGTCCTCCAAACTGAAGCGTAAAGAACGGGCATAA
- the amotl2a gene encoding angiomotin-like 2a yields MRTAEDSSGTVLHRLIQEQLRYGNLTDTRTLLAIQQQALRGGSNSGGGGTGSPRSSLESLTQEESQYIHMSKRQEPQGQEHQGDGLHSESQVCHLYQLHGEELPTYEEAKAHSQYLISQQGQAEQEGPSMDIMGSHSEGQWDMKREHARSLSERLLQLSLERNGLRHSLAMSSSHSYPQLCNNNNVNTAAPDRQGVPQYVDQRGPPPDYPIFDRLPGYMVSHSQEHGQYCRDPPPPFFSQHHRYVSAQSQVAHNSITAASSNNSAQTDMLMRENERLRKELEVYAEKAARLQKLELEIQRISEAYETLMKGSAKRETLEKTMRNKLEAEIKRLHDFNRDLREQLDTATKQRAAECSDQRQHVFVKLLEQNEEQQREREQLEKQIQHLRVSGEDCQRRREMLEQALTSTQARNRQLEEELQRKRAYVEKVERLQSALGQLQAACEKRETLELRLRTRLEQELKSLRAQQSQNQAADPTASELSSSTLQQQLREREERILALEADITKWEQKYLEESTMRQFAMDAAATAAAQRDTTIINHSPRHSPNNSFNEDLPLSSHRHQEMENRIRALHAQLLEKDAVIKVLHQRSRLEQGKLEKQGLRLARSVPSINTVTSSTESKAKSLSDDQTGAAAAALQPRPRVVPKRPSRDCSTQSDEVPPEPTVKAELKMSEALSAATTDTSEEPKAPLKTFKSINSSDAEVVEILI; encoded by the exons ATGAGAACCGCTGAAGACTCATCTGGCACGGTCCTGCACCGTCTCATCCAAGAGCAGCTTCGCTACGGGAACCTGACGGACACTCGCACGCTTCTCGCCATCCAGCAGCAGGCCCTGCGTGGAGGCAGCAACAGCGGCGGCGGGGGCACGGGCAGTCCTCGCTCATCTCTGGAGAGCCTGACTCAGGAGGAGTCCCAGTACATCCACATGTCAAAACGACAGGAGCCTCAAGGCCAGGAGCACCAGGGGGACGGCCTGCACTCCGAGAGCCAGGTGTGCCATCTGTACCAGCTCCATGGAGAGGAGCTGCCCACCTATGAGGAAGCCAAAGCCCACTCCCAGTACCTGATCTCTCAGCAGGGACAGGCAGAACAGGAAGGGCCCAGCATGGACATAATGGGGAGTCACAGTGAGGGACAGTGGGATATGAAGAGGGAGCACGCTCGCTCCCTCAGTGAGAGGCTtctgcagctttctctggagagGAACGGACTGAGACACAGTCTGGCTATGAGCTCTTCACACAGCTATCCACAgctgtgtaataataataatgttaacaCTGCGGCCCCTGACAGACAAGGGGTCCCACAGTATGTGGACCAGCGTGGGCCACCCCCGGACTATCCTATCTTTGACAGACTCCCTGGATATATGGTCAGCCACTCACAGGAGCATGGACAGTACTGCAGagaccctcctccacccttctTCTCACAGCATCACAG GTATGTGTCTGCTCAGTCCCAGGTGGCTCACAACAGCATCACCGCCGCCTCCAGCAATAACTCTGCTCAGACCGACATGTTGATGCGGGAGAACGAGCGGCtcaggaaggagctggaggtCTACGCCGAGAAGGCCGCCAGGCTGCAGAAG TTGGAGTTGGAGATCCAGAGGATATCTGAAGCATATGAGACCCTGATGAAAGGCTCTGCCAAGCGGGAGACTCTGGAGAAAACGATGAGGAATAAACTAGAGGCTGAGATTAAGAGGTTGCACGACTTTAACAGAGACCTGAGAG AACAACTCGACACGGCCACCAAACAGCGAGCGGCCGAGTGTTCAGACCAGAGGCAGCATGTCTTCGTTAAGCTGCTGGAGCAAA ATGAGGAGCAGCAGCGGGAGCGCGAACAGCTGGAGAAGCAGATACAGCACCTGCGTGTCTCCGGAGAGGACTGCCAGCGGAGACGGGAGATGCTCGAGCAGGCTCTGACTTCGACGCAGGCCCGCAACCGGCAGCTGGAGGAagagctgcagaggaagagggCCTACGTGGAGAAAGTGGAGCGACTACAGAGCGCGCTGGGTCAGCTGCAAGCGGCGTGCGAGAAGAGGGAGACGCTGGAGTTGCGGCTGCGCACTCGGCTGGAGCAGGAGCTGAAAAGCCTGAGGGCACAACag TCTCAGAACCAGGCCGCTGACCCCACGGCTTCAGAGCTGAGCTCCTCCACGTTGCAGCAGCAGTTGAGGGAGCGAGAGGAGCGTATTCTGGCCCTGGAGGCAGACATCACCAAGTGGGAGCAGAAGTACCTGGAGGAGAGCACCATGAGGCAGTTTGCAATGGATGCAGCTGCCACTGCTGCAGCGCAGAG agataCAACCATCATCAATCACTCACCTCGACATTCGCCAAACAACAGTTTCAATGAAGACCTGCCTTTGTCGAGTCACAGACATCAGGAGATGGAGAACAG GATCCGCGCACTTCATGCTCAGCTCCTGGAGAAGGATGCTGTGATCAAAGTCCTCCACCAGCGCTCCAGATTGGAGCAGGGCAAGCTGGAGAAACAGGGGCTTCGCCTCGCCAGGTCCGTCCCCTCTATCAACACCGTgaccagcagcacagagagcaaAG CAAAGAGCCTCTCAGATGACCagacaggtgctgctgctgctgcgctgcAACCCCGACCCCGCGTGGTGCCCAAGCGCCCCAGCCGAGACTGCAGCACCCAGAGTGACGAAGTCCCGCCGGAGCCTACGGTCAAGGCAGAGCTGAAGATGTCTGAGGCGCTGTCAGCAGCTACAACCG ACACCTCGGAGGAGCCAAAGGCACCACTCAAGACATTCAAGAGCATCAACAGCTCGGACGCAGAGGTGGTTGAAATCCTCATTTGA